The DNA sequence CTGCCCATGCAAGCTGTGCGAGGGTGCAAACAATTTTCATTGTCGACTCGCGCACGTCTGGGTTGGAGCACTTCTCAAGGTAGCGTGGCAGAAGACCCTGtgcctcttttttttggacGTGCCTGTGATCAGGAACTGGTCGACCTCGTCATTGGGAACAATGACGGCAACCTATCCCAGAGGATTAGTCGGACGGGCAATCGGAAGACAAGAGGAAAAACAAACCGCCAAGCGATACCAGTGTGACGCGGAGACTCCCTAAGGAAACATGATATGTCAGTTCAGTAGATACAAAGAAGTCAAGACATGTGACATACCTCGTTGCCTGTGGACCCCCGAGtaatcttcctccccgcgTGCGGTATTCTCGAAAGGGTCTTCGTAATCGTGAACCAAGTTCTTGTCCAGGTCACTGTCTTCAATCTCCATGTTCTCGCGCAGCGTGTTTCCATCGGTCGTAGCGAGCTCCTTGGTCTTGAACCTCGTGTCTATAATGTCAACCAATTCGTGCCAGCCTTCACCGTCACCtccgtcgtcatcctcgtcggtcGACTCGTATCTACCCCAACCTCTTCTACTACGGCGGTCATATCGGTCGTAGTAGCCGCCACCGTCATCGTCGCACCCTCCACGTTGCCATCTTTCAATCACACCAAATAACAAGGTCGCATTGAGACTGTCGCATACATCCTCCAAGCAACGCATTCGGGTGACATCAGCGCCTTTCAGGCTGTGAAGCGAGGTTGGCCTCAGTGTATGTGTGGTCCAGCATGTAATACAGACGGTCAGCTTCCTTGTCATCGCTGCTCGGGCCCCGGGAGTCCAGCCAAGCACGCAGTGCATCTCGAACACCATCCAGTCCCGGTGCATCTCATGGCAGCCGATGGGCGGTTGACCTGAGGGGAAATGCCAAGGTTGTACGTCAAGCCCCAGCGGATGCCCGACGTGACAGGCAAGACCTCGTGTGTGCCATCGGAAAACCAGCATGCCATCGACGGTCGGACTTCTGACGTCTTGAACGTCTTGGTAACATCCCGTTGCTTCACAACGAGGTCGCCACCTTGGTGCTCAGACGGAAGACAGATGACAAGAGCACCAAACATCCCCGGGATCTTCTCAGTACTGTAACCCCATGTTGGTCATCAAAGAGAGGTCATCAGAGGGTACCATCGGAGACAAACTCAGTGTGAGGCTTGAACATGGCACCCTTCTCGAGATCAACATCTTGTACAGTTCGGCCCTCACGGGAGCAGTAATTCCCAGCTGCTGAGCGACTAGCTTGCAAGCAGCGCTGATGGTCGACTCCCACTGCGGGTGAAGCTCCAATTGGGCTGCATCCAGCTCCCATGTGTTGCGAACCGAGGTGTCGACAAAGGTCTCGGTGCCTTTGCCATAGGGGGCTTGACGTGCCTTTTCAATCAGTTGTTGGGCACTGTCTTCCCCCAGAGGAAGGGCGACATGGCCAACATCGCGAACTGATATCGGGTAGAGGCTGGACTCGGTCAATTTGGCAAATGCCGCGAAGCTTCCGGCAGCCTTGATTCGATCCAATGCGTCGCAGAGCCCGTTCTTGATCTCGTCCAAAGGGGACTCGGACGGCGCAGGCGCGTCCGTGGTGCGATGAAATGATGCCACAAAGACGAGTTGTCGCGCTATAGGGTTAAAGTGGGCGAACAGTTGAAGGGAATTTCACAAGCGCGAGTTCCCACACGTGCAAGGTCAAGAACCTGAAGAGCAATCTATATTCTCATCAACGCGTCGACGCGTTCCATGTCGTTTGTGATTTTCATCTCATTTCTTTTGTTTATATCCATACCCATGACGTGGTGCACCTGGCGGCCAGTGCCAATTATTACCTTTCTTTTCTCCACCCGTTTTAGCTCAGGGGAAGATCCCAGATCGAAGCAACCATGACGTCGCGGGCAAAAGAACTGCCATATCAGAGAAAGTAAAAACAAACTCAAAGTACAAAGCAATTaaaccccaactcccactcAAATACCCCAGATATCCCAAACCCATTGCCAACATACATCTCAAATCCAACCATGATCGTAATCCATGACAGGAAAatccttccctccctcctccagcccttCCTGCGATTTGTCTTTGCCATGCGTCACTCATAGACATTGTGAATACCACACGCTTAACACGACACATTGATATGGAGATTCACAAACCGTCGATCCCAGGTGGTATATCCCACCACATGTTCCCCAGTGAGGCACCGGTGTGCCAGTCGGGGTTGACGAGCCCGATGTAGACTTGACAGACGCCGTCGTAGGCGATGGGACCTCTTCCGTGGAAAATCCAGTTGCTGTCGCGCTGACAACAACAGTAGTTGTAATGGTAACGAATGACGTTTGGCTGGATGGTAGACTGGTTGGAATCGTTGTTTGGCTGGCCGTTTGCGTGGGCGGCAGACCGGATCCTTGACCAGACGACTGGCCATCACTCCCCAGCGCAGCCTGGATACTGTCCAAGAACCCAGTATTCCCATAAACCTGCGACATATCCCTTTGTAATCCGTTAGCTCTCATTCCCACACTTCCCCATCATTAGAACCtaccacatcatcacccccccaaaactctCAAACCCCTTCACAtactccaccacccccttcaacacctccccattcacataccccctccccgccgcctgACTCCCCGGCACACCCAACAAAACCTTCACCCCCTTATTCTTACTCTCCTCCCTAGCCCATCTATCCCACCTCTCAAAGTTGAACTGGCTCTCAcccttcccatcaccacccccagaaGCCTTCCAACTATCAACCCCACACCAATTATTATAAAACTGCACCATCACAAAATCAaaccccaccccatccatcaacccccccatcgcCGCATCAGGAAACGGGCACTGCGGCGCACCACTCATGTAAAACTTTTTCTTCCCACCATCCgcatccatcaacctcctcaactcccccacAAAATCAACCATATTCACCGCCACAGCCTCCAAGTCAATATcaaacccatccaccaccgcatccCCAAACGGTCTCTCCACCTTTgacccctccttcttcggtCCAAACATCTCCCATACCGCCCCCGCCATCTGGACCGCCTCGGCAGGGGAGGAAAAACCCCCTTCGGTGTAGGTTGCTCCCCCGATAGACAAGAGTATAGATTTGTTGTGGGCCGTCTGGCAGGTTTGGATGTCTTCTTCGAGCTGAGGGCAGGAGAGGAGCTGGCTAccggagaagagggtgcAATTGTCGCCCGCGTTGGCAAAGTTGATTGTCGTGGAGGGGGTCTTGATCGTGtagaggaaggcgagggggatgatgttgatgggggtgttggcgcaGTAGTAGGAGAGGCGTTGCTGGCCGCCcaaggtgagggagatggagtttTGGCCTGGGATTCAGATGATTAGGAGAGAAaagttggggatggaggggagttGGGAGAGAAACATACCCCAGTAGACGGCGATATTGTTTGAGGCGATGGGGTCGAAGCCCGCGAGGATTTTGTTGGAGAGAGAAAGGATGATGCcgcagagggcgaggagattGCGAGATCGAAGCATTTTTGGTGAACAACAAGTCGAAGGTTGTGGGAATTGAAAGGTTTGAAGGTCTTGGTTGGCGCTTGTCGAGGTGAATCGTGAATTGTAAATCGCTTGCTGACGTGCCCTTTATCTTCGAAAAACTCGATAACTGCCCAAGTACCTCGAGAATTGAACTGGTTCAGGCTGCCTGCTCACTGAGTCGCTCCTTCCATGTGTGGTGTTCTTACCTGACGCGATAGTCTGACATCGATACTCACCTCATCCCTGCACCTCATCTCATGTCCTTCCTCTCGGAGGCAGTAACTTGAAAACTAAAAGGGGAAAAAGTCGGGGAATTTCACCCGATCTTTCATCTCAAAAGTATGGTAACTCCAACAACATGGCCACTGGGTCAAATCTGCTACGTTACACCCTGGCAATAAACACAGTCCAAACGATTAAGCTGTTCACATCTCACAGATTACACATCTCATGTAGGATCGTCTTTTAACCTCAGCCGTGATCAATATCTGTGGCATATGAAGGGATTTGGTGTATCCGTGATCGGAGGATATTGGATCGAAGCCGCCTCCTGATGGCCGGTGGAACATGATAACAACACAACATTTCATGTTCACAAGAGAGCCACTGAGATGTTGAAATGAGCGGGGTATGAAATGAATCGGGAGATAGTGATCGTTGCATTTCGGGATCCGAGGCTACCTTGGGGATCTTGCGGTCAGATGCCTGTTCACATGCTCTGTGTTTGGTAGTTTGAGAAGAGCCGCTTGTCTCCTGCAACGTAGGATTTCTGACCTGTGAAAGCCTTCAAAATCACTGTTCCCGAGTCAATCGTGATCGCTGGAAGTACCTTCGTAGGGCAAGCATGTACTCTTGTTTGGATATTGGTACCCAATTCTAAAGAGGCTCCATCTGCCCATAGCCATGGACGATCTCTGAGAAGAGGGATCGGAACCGATGATCAACATTACTGGTAAATCTCAACATTaaacaacaaaaagcaaaatGAAATTCGGCAGGTTGGGGTACTCCAGACCTCCCACACGACAGCCCCGGTACGTCCACACCAACATTGATACAAGTCCAAAAAAGACCACCCGTTGCTTGCCATAAGTACCCGAATTCCTGGTTCCACCGAAAAGAGTGGACTCGATCTGTACCCATACGCAACATATTGATGAATAGCCTTGCACAAAGCTTGTTCCGTGGAGTTATTGACTTTCCCCCTGTCTCTTAAAACTAGGCTTGATGCATCATAGAATAACAACCTTGGAGCCCACCTCCCGAGCAAGCttcaagcagcagccaaggcAAGCTTCCTTTCGCAGAATAAACAAACGACTGGGTTTCGGAGCTCAAATCCGTCGGTACAAGCGGCTCAGACAGGGCAAAGAATCTCATCTCGTCATTCCCGTCCACAGCGACGACATTGACGACGTTGAGTCCACGTGCACGTCTGCGCTTACGACGACGGCCTCGCTGACGGCCACCTTCAAGTTCGGTTCCCTGCCCATGATCACCCGTCGTTTCAGCAATTTCGCTGTCTATGAGCGGACTTATGAAGCGGGCGGCCGGGTCCGGTTCAGTCAGTTTGGTATCAGGCGGGTGCTCGCATCGGTTGAAAATCAGGGCGTTTGCTAGATTTTGCAGTATTCTTCCGGGATCTCTTGTGACCAAAAGATGTCCGTTCTCTCTCCGTAGGCCTAGCGATATTTCTAACAGGAGTGGTGAAAGTGCGACATCCCAGTGTATTCGATAGTTCGGATAGTAGTCGACAGGCCTGGTAACTCCTTCCTCAGCGACGCCAGCCGTCGGATTGAGTTTGAGCCTTTTGTTGAACGCCAGACTGGGTAGCCCCGAGTTGCAAGCGTCATATGAGGTCTTCTTGAACCAAATAGTGCCCGGAAACCACGAAAGAGCCAGATATCCATTACTACTGTACTTGTTCGTTTCATAGATCGTATGCCATACTGTCTGGCCGCGGGAACTCATCATGAGCCAAGATCGGAAAGGATACACCTTCTGTTGCTCAGTCAGGCTTAAAGCGTGTTGCAGCAATCCCCAATAGTGAGTATTTTGAGTCTTTCCACTTCGCAAAACCGAAAAGACACCATGGGAAAAGGTCACCCGAATTGAGTGTCCCTTCAAAGCTAAACGGGATAGTTTGAGATAAAGCGTGACCATGatcgacaagaagagagTCCGGAGTGTTGTACAGCGAAAGAGCAAGGATGTTCGCGGCCAAAATTGCTAGCTTTCGAAGGAACTCTTTAGATTGAAAAGTAACGTTCTGAGTGTGGACGCGCACCTGGGGAAGGTCGGTAATAAGGTTTGAGGGTCGAGACTGCGAAAATCTGGCGGAGCAGTGGCGCTAAACAGAAGAGCACATGCCATTCCAACTGTTCTTTCGCCAGGGAGTGGTGAGAGTTTCTGGCCACGAACCTTGTCGGTTTGGTAGCTGGGATGCTTCAAGTTGGATCTTGGGTAGTTAAGAGGGTTATCCCAGAATTCAAATTTTTGTAAAACTAGCTGAAGAGCATATGGTATGGCCTCCTCCATTGCTTGCTTGGCGTGACCATGATTCAGCCCAATTTCGTTGAGTAGTAGGTCCCCATAGGTACTCAACCTGACCATTCCAATATCGGAGGCGAGGAACCGGGCCCCGCCACAAGTTCTGACAAAGCCCCTATTGAAGAATGGGTAATCACCTTGAATGTCGAAATATCCCTAACGTGACCCTTCTGGATTATGCTGATGAGGACTATTGAGCCGGGTTGATCTAGCCCGACCGTACCATCGGCATGAGCAATGCTGGAAGGGATGCCTAAGCACCACTTGGTAAAGGCGGCTGTCCATGCAGCGAATGAAATAGAAGTTTCTATGACGATGCGAGTGACCTCAGTCTCTCCTATACGGCTGATCTGTCGCAATGCATCGACCAAAGCCAATATGCCTTCCTGGGGAGCACACAGGCTTCGGTGAGTCTCGGTCTGTGTTAGGAGTCGGTTCCATCCAACAACCTCTGTCGCAAAACTAGCTTTATGACAGCGCGGCTCGATGCTCTTCACTAAATCAATCATCTGCTTCTCAGTTGGCAGGAGCGTTTTATCAGCAGCCGACTCCTCCAACATCGCGTGCacagcaagaccactgttGAAAGTATCCATCGCCGAAACAAGACTGCAGATTAGACCCAAGAAATGCAATCCAGCGAGACTACGGCCAAAATAGGCCACACTGTCGTTTGCCGCAAATCCAACCGTGACCTGGAGGAAGCTCAACACAGCTGGCGGAGGGGTGGGCACCACGCTGTGTTCCATCTTTCGACGCGTCTCGATGCTCATTGCGATTGTAAGCGCTCACAGGCCAAAATGGCAAGGGGTTGAATGTTATCCGATGTTTCTGCCTGCAGGACACATCTCGCGATAGTGATTCCAGACTGAGCAGTGGTGTCCAGGCTCCGTTGTGGTGAGATGGACATGGTCGAGTAATCTGTACGATTCAGTCGAGAGGAACATGACGATCACTTGTGAGAGTCAAGGACGTACCGAaagttgttgtttttttgacTCGATTCAAACGCCTTCTAAGACTGTGGATGTGTGTTTGGTAACAGAGATTGTATGTGACATGGAGTTGCTCGTGATTGCGTCCCGGTAGCGAAAGATCATGATTGTATCCAGCCAAAAGTTAGAGGTGTGGTTATCAACCAACATTTCAAGCGATTTGTATTGAGTTGAGAAGAAAACGATTCAAGCGACCATTTTAGACGGGAGTACACATGTGTTTTCCTGCTGGAAGGAGCGCACTTGGTGGTGCCTTCCACAATGGAACAAGCTTTCCAGTTTGAACTCGATACTTTCTGCCCACTCCACTTCAACtatctcccccacccccatcaccctccttaTTATCATACGGTTTCTGCGCAAACCAAAAATAAAAGTAATAATACCTATGCACCTTCCCATCCATAaccgcctccctcaccttcgCACTAAAGACTTCTCTCTCCACTGCATCCATCCCCAAGTTTGCAAAGGCTTTCCCCAGCGCCGATAAGCTCTGCAACGCGGCCTCTTTCACATACAGCCCAATCAACCTCATCGTTTTATCTTTAGGCCACGTTCCCACTggtgtcttcttcttgacacAGGTAATATTGACGAAACCAGCTCGTTCAAGAAAGTTGCCCACCACAGCCGGCATGTTCAAATTCATTCCAAACTTGGCCATAGCTTCCACACATAAAGCCCAGAATTTCTTCATCACGTCCGTCTCGGGGTCCATAGTTCCGTCGTCACAACGAGGTTCCCCATGTGATTCTTGAAATTCGACCCAGCCTCCTGGTTTGAGGTGTCTGTTTGCTTTGTC is a window from the Podospora pseudocomata strain CBS 415.72m chromosome 6, whole genome shotgun sequence genome containing:
- a CDS encoding hypothetical protein (EggNog:ENOG503P0KC), producing the protein MARQLVFVASFHRTTDAPAPSESPLDEIKNGLCDALDRIKAAGSFAAFAKLTESSLYPISVRDVGHVALPLGEDSAQQLIEKARQAPYGKGTETFVDTSVRNTWELDAAQLELHPQWESTISAACKLVAQQLGITAPVRAELYKITEKIPGMFGALVICLPSEHQGGDLVVKQRDVTKTFKTSEVRPSMACWFSDGTHEVLPVTSGIRWGLTYNLGISPQVNRPSAAMRCTGTGWCSRCTACLAGLPGPEQR
- the CHT2_2 gene encoding Chitinase 2 (EggNog:ENOG503NVBP; COG:G; CAZy:GH18); the encoded protein is MLRSRNLLALCGIILSLSNKILAGFDPIASNNIAVYWGQNSISLTLGGQQRLSYYCANTPINIIPLAFLYTIKTPSTTINFANAGDNCTLFSGSQLLSCPQLEEDIQTCQTAHNKSILLSIGGATYTEGGFSSPAEAVQMAGAVWEMFGPKKEGSKVERPFGDAVVDGFDIDLEAVAVNMVDFVGELRRLMDADGGKKKFYMSGAPQCPFPDAAMGGLMDGVGFDFVMVQFYNNWCGVDSWKASGGGDGKGESQFNFERWDRWAREESKNKGVKVLLGVPGSQAAGRGYVNGEVLKGVVEYVKGFESFGGVMMW